The nucleotide window tttacatgctaaaaacacatgCAACTTCACCCTCAGCAAGTATATAATTTCCGTCTTTTGTAAATGGGGTCATGTAACAGTCATGGTAACTCTAtcactttacctttcttttaagtgccggcggttttccagttaaaattaaatttcaacctgcaacctgcaaaacataCCTGCCGTTGACTGGATTGCATACAATGGTAAACTATAATAAGTGGACACACATAGGGGATTCTTGCTGTAAATTAGTTCCTAAATTGctgtattaattaacaattacacccATAGGCCTTGTGGGCTATGGGCTAATAGCCTTTGAAGCAAAgcggaatgggctattgaccctgtGGTCCTTGAGGATGATGggtctaactgttttagtatcacccaactagtcacacagaaaaggcaataataaatttagcaaatgcaagttaaagaaatatttacttggCAATAGAGCGAACGAAAGCGTcacgcttttcgctacttgaGTACTATTAATAATGGTTCTTTATTAGCAttggcaatcaaaatgcaggatttgcattagtccactagttgggtgatactaattaattaGAACAACCATTCAGCGTGCATCAATTgcaaaaagcactttttatCGTATCCCCAAAACACACAGCCAACACACGATGTGTACATTGACTGAGTAAGAGCCATCTGCCCCAACCAGAATTACTAAACATTATAACTTGCTTATcatctggttttcaaatttgacaatggTGATTAGGGAGCAATAGGGCAAGCTCTGTTGTATTaggatttgtatttaaaaacctaCTATGGAGAAAACTATAACAAATAATGCAGGAGATGTTATCAGTTTTGGACATATTTGTTATTAGATAGTGCATTGCACTGTTTCcttgggtgcttaccatttgcatGAACAATCCAGATGAAAattgtaggtgtaagtattaAATGATGCAGCTTGCCCCAATAAAAGCTGTTTAACGTAAACAATCCACTGGTATCAACAGGAAAGCCCAAAAAGGACAGAGTTAAGACATTGATTGTGCCAATGcatcataatttctgaaaagTTCTAAATGGAATGGTGTGTGCCCTTTGATATTCTAACTGACCCTTCCGGATTCTCctgtaaatagagaataatagatGGACgtgcggagatatggaatttacgtatcttcgagtgttcacatagatccatgtattattctgtttattatataaacaagaatcagccattccgTAAACCATACTGTAGCGGCATTTTTTGAGATAACGCTCAATCGAGAGTTGGAGGCTCGTACTCATCTCTGTTCTTCTTTCTCACGGAGAGTAGGATTCTGCTCAAATAATTGTCGAGTTCTTGTGGAAGTATCTCTTCAAATTGTCTAttctccttttcctttgccatgaaAGAACGCAGCAGAACCATGttatttttcgtctttcttcTCGTGTTACTGTTCTCTTTGTTGTCAAtaaattcttccacttctgtaatgtcaaacgtaacatctttctgccatttttgctgGTAATTTCACAACTTATAACCGGAAAACAACAGAGAAACAGAGAATGAGAGGAAACTTCCTTCGCAAACTCGCGAGCGATTGAAAACGATCCTCGGCGGATCACAACGAAAGTGCAAGTTGCTATGtgtgaaaatatttggattttctcAGTAGCAGAATTCCTAACaaaacactggtgtttattataataaatggtAAATACGACGTAAATACTCCTCGTTTCTTCGGTCAAGGCTCATATCGATGAAATGTCAGAGAGTTGGGTACCAGTTACGTCTCATTGTGGTTTACATAGCGCATATAGCGATCGATATTTCAAAATGGTGCGCTGGGATGAATTCAAGCTTTCATGAATAACAAGACTTCAATTCCCTGCACCTGGAGTGAATTTTAAGCGATGCTGTCTTTTGTGACTGTGCCAAACTCTGCCTAATTATGGTTGGATCTTGGGAAGAAGGTAAATGTGGTCAACGGCACGCAGTGATATCAAGCTTTCATGATGCAAACGAAGCTACTCCAGGCACGCTGTCGTAGATGTGTAAACGTTTTGCGGAGGAAGCTCGCTATTCCGGGCAGGCTGCgttgatgtaactttttgtaagcAACAAACTCTTCAAAGAACCGTTTTTGTAATGAGTGTTGTCAGCTGTGGACAAATAGCATCATTCAACAATGATACATAGTATTCCAtcgattaacatgtcttccacaTGCATTGGCACCTGGAATGTGCGGtgagttttgtgttgtgttcaaCGACGAGGTTACATTAAtctgtagaataataatttcaaatgcaacaaaattcgccaaattttcAAGGGGTCCCTCTTGCCCTCTCGTTTGCGTTAACCTCCACgttgttgttggcgattttgaccaatttgccatttttgccagattcgccaacttcgccggctttacaagggggccctcttgtcttctcatttgcattggcctccaagttattgtcggcgattttgaccaatttgccatttttgccagattcgccaaattcgccaaaatcgccggctttacaagggggccctcttgtcttctcatttgcattggcctccaagttgttgtcggcgattttgaccaatttgccatttttgccagattcgccaaattcgccaaaatcgccggctttacaagggggccctcttgtcttctcatttgcattgacctccaagttgttgttggcgaaattgacaaatttgccatttttgccagattcgccaaattcgccaaattcgccggctttacaaggggggctctcttgtcttctcatttgcattggcctcgaagttgttgtcggcgattttgaccaatttgccatttttgccagattcgccaaattcgcccaaatcgccggctttacaagggggccctcttgccttctcatttgcattggcctctaagttgttgtcggcgattttgaccaatttgccatttttgccagattcgccaaattcgccaaaatcgccggctttacaagggggccctcttgtcttctcatttgcattgacctccaagttgttgttggcgaaattgacaaatttgccatttttgccagattcgccaaattcgccaaaatcgccggctttacaagggggccctcttgtcttctcatttgcattgacctccaagttgttgttggcgaaattgacaaatttgccatttttgccagattcgccaaattcgccaaaatcgccggctttacaaggaggccctcttgtcttctcatttgcattgacctccaagttgttgttggcgaaattgacaaatttgccatttttgccagattcgccaaattcacCGAAATCGcgggctttacaagggggctctcttgtcttctcatttgcattggcctccaagttgttgtcggcgattttgaccaatttgctatttttgccagattcgccaaattcgccaaattcgccaaattcgccggctttacaagggggccctcttgccttctcatttgcattggcctctaagttgttgtcggcgattttgaccaatttgccatttttgccagattcgccaaattcgccaaaatcgccggctttacaagggggccctcttgtcttctcatttgcattgacctccaaggtgttgttggcgaaattgacatatttgccatttttgccagattcgccaaaatcgccggctttacaagggggccctcttgtcttctcatttgcattgacctccaagttgttgttggcgaaattgacaaatttgccatttttgccagattcgccacattcgccaaaatcgccggctttacaagggggccctcttgtcttctcatttgcattggcctcgaagttgttgtcggcgattttgaccaatttgccatttttgccagattcgccaaattcgccaaattcgccggctttacaagggggccctcttgccttctcatttgcattggcctccaagttgttgtcggcgattttgaccaatttgccatttttgccagattcgccaaattcgccggctttccaaggggccctcttgccttctcatttgcattggcctccaagttgttgtcggcgattttgaccaacttgccatttttgccagattcgccaaattcgccaaaatcgccggctttacaagggggccctcttgccttctcatttgcattggcctcgaagttgttgtcggcgattttgaccaatttgccatttttgccagattcgccaaattcgccaaaatcgccggctttacaagggggccctcttgttttctcatttgcattggcctccaagttgttgttggcgaaattttgccatttatgccatttttgttgttgtgtgcatttctggacatatctccatCCTTGTGATGGAGCAGAAAGAGAACTAGGTGCTCCTGAAGTACTGTCTAAATACTCGCTTTCAACAGAAGATTTTTGTGCATACTGTTGCATCGCCTTATCCTGTAACGTTTCGCGTTCCAAGGCATACTTGTGCCTGCTTTCACCTAAATGACTTTGAAGGGAGGAATGTCCCTGATATCTTCTGATACTTCCTTCTTCTGGACAAGGGAATAAATCAACGTGGTTGTCATGGTCTTCTACATCACTCTCCTTGAGCTCGAGACCTTGATTTGAAGCAGCGTTGCTTCTTTTTGTGGTTTTTCGTTCCTTGGTGGGGCTAATACATTGCTTGGGATGCAAGGCGTCTTTAACCACAGTGAGGTGGGGTAATGAAAAgttttcaagattttcaagGTCGCTCCTCGaaacaaatttttctttccCAATTCCATATGCTCTCCAGACTCTCATTCCATGGTCCCGATGTTTCACATTGTTGATAGAAATCACTCCCTCCCACTTCAATTTTGGTGATTGTTGTGGACGATCTAGATAACAACGAGTGACGCGAACACCATGTAGTCCACCATCAGATTCAAAGGCTTTATCTGTTAAGCTGGCATATTTCAGAGAAATGCGGATATTTCAGAGAAATGCGGATCAGTTGAGTAGCTCAGAGCATACGCTCGCAGTGACTTGCAACTCTTGAACTCTGAGACACATGGACCTACAGAATATTCAGAGAAACACGTAAATGTCGAGTAGATTTTAGCTAACTGCAATGTACTATCTACCCTTTGTAATTTATATTACTTGCTATTAAAGAGCCGAAGAGATGAAACTAATTTTCGTAGTTTAACTTAGATGTAGTTATCCTTATGTGGTAGTCTCCATTCAAATAACGCTTCACCAGTGTCAACTTCCCTTGTAATTCCTTGGACCAGGTCAGCCCAGATTGGTATTTTTCTCCAATTGTATCTACAACCTCTGCTATGTCATCGAAAGCGTTTGATCCTTCGGAGGACACGTAATCCAAACCTTGCAACGACTTGCATAGAGAATCCTCAAGAGGCTGCTCCAGCTCATAGGTGTAAAACCTGATTCATGGCAATATCCTTGGCATTGCCGCACGATTTGCCCCGGTATCACCGTCTTTATAACATTAGAGATCCTCAGCTCAGTTTTTGAAGAAAGTTTGAATGTCTTTTCTCCAAAGGGAACATCTTGTATCACTGCTGAGCTTGTAATGAGCGACAAAAAGCGGTCATGCTTTTCTGGGGCAGGATATATCCTCGAGTTCTTTTCTTGTGGAAGTTCAACCCCTCTGCCATGAAGCAAACGATGATGACGAGCTACACTGCAACCGTACCTTGTTAAATCAGGAATCCACTTCTGAGGGATAGGAAAGCTCACTGTATCCGCTATGATAGACAGTATCTGTCTCAGTGTGCTCCAGTAGTTCATGTTTTCATATGATGGCCTCCACCAGTGCTCCCAGAAGGGCAACATCCATCCCGTCAATTTCTTCTGTTATACTTCCATACATTTCCTTAAAAAGCATTTGCGAGCTTTAGGGTGCTACGTCCTCTAAAGAAGCAATTGTGACTTGTTTAGCTTTGCGGGTGTGGTGTCTTTTTGTTCTATCAGCTGCAGCGTCCCACGACCTTGTCATTGAGTAACTTATCGGGCTAATATCTCAGGAGGCAACCGAACTATTCGATTTATTCGAATCTTatcagcagcagcagtagcagaGTCGTGGCATAGGAAACATCGGATTCTTAGGAGAACCCTAAGGGGTTGAACATTGACATCATATTGAATGGCGTACAGGGATCGGCTGGTGGGGACTTCCTTGTCATctgaaattttaaaaacaatacAGCGCAGTGTCAAAAAACATCAAACGATGGAGACTGTTTAGTTCGTTACCTTCCGTTCGACCTCGCTAAGAATTAACCATTGTCTTTTGTATCGCGTAAAGTGAAAATTTTGTGCGGAAACTTTGAAAAGGTTCTTTCGAGTTCTCTGAAGCGGCTCGTGCAATCTCCGCTTTTTAAAAGACTCACTTgtccaaattaattccaaatcgAATTCCGAATCGAAATAGTTAGTTTTACACAGTTTGTTAATCGTGTCGGTTAGTTTCCCGTCTTTTTCCTATGATTCTACAGAGATGTTGGTACTCGGCGCTCGGCACAGTATGCTTAGCCGCCGCCCCATTTGTCCATCCCAGCCCAAGTCTTGCCCGGTGAGGAGGACAATTTGTCATGGTTCTTAGGTCACCTTCCCTTGTGAATAAACCAGCACGGCACGGAATAAGAACAACTTCATTCTCTGGACgacaaaataagaacatttCCCGGTGTTGAGAAATATCTTTAGAACAGGCTAGCAACGGCACAACTCGAATGTCATGCCTTCTGTCTTTACTATCGGCTCCAAAAACTCCTCTAGCGATCGATTGAAACGAGCAGCAAATCTCCATATTGTCAACTCAGAGGAATTGTTTAAGTGGAAGCTCAAGTGTAGAGATACGCGAATTTGAGAATAGGCTCAATTGGGTAATTGTATACCCACTTAAAGAGTTACAAAAAATTACGTAAAAAATACACTCTTGATAAAGATGACCATATAttccaaaaaaaagtaaacatcaAAAGATTTGAGGGATTTTAAGAACATTATGCTTTTTGGTCTAAATTCTGGAACAAGTTTGAAACAGCCATAGTTAATCAGAACTGGAAGCTTTTTGGCACCAAGATGACACTGGATTTCCCCTCAGGGAAGAAGTGATGATTGACTCGACCACGAACTCTTTGTCATTTTTGTAACGATGCATTTTTCAATTGTCCCATTGCATTGACCAAGGAGTGAACACAACTCAAATCCCGAAAATCAGTCAAGTGCGTCGTTTTTTACTTTATGTACGAGCAAGAAACAAGACGCTCAATCTGTCACAATCATAGAGATAAAAATTGTGAGCATTGACCATAACTTGGATGGTAAATTCATTTTAGACTGGTATCAAGGCTATTTTTACCCCTCACGTTGATCTTTCGAGATCACACAAGTGATTTCAATCAACTTGGAAGCGGCGTAGAATACACATAAGCATTTGCCCAAGATGTTTTGATCCTTCAAAAGGATATTTGTTCGCACTTCACTGAGAAAAgtatcattttattttaaggTTTATTATGAAACGTTTTGTCAAGTGTTCTTTTCGCCTATACTTAGGATAAAATTGAAGTTCTTTTTCAAatagcaaaaaataataaataaatttgcaCAAACAGCGTAGAGAGGGTTATTTGAGTGGTTTTAAGGATATTTAGAGcgaatagataaataaatttaCAGAAGAGTCCTTAAACCTGAATTAAGAGGCTGTCCGCGTAAGAACGGATAAGGGAAATTTCGGACCCTCACCGATTGGCCTCATTTTTTCAGTGAAAgtcaaccattatatccaatgtACAAATATCGCATTTATTCCAATCAATgcgattttttcatttttttcgaggcgattttcaaaatgccctcgaAACTGGCTAATTTGCCCTGGCAGACTCTGAAATTTTGCTATGACCTCGGACGCTGCCAAAACACAGTTTTTTTATTCTAACAGGCTGAATGTTTTACAAGAAAAAGTTTCATCTTTCCTCCTGGCCCCACTGTAACCGAAAAAAACATCAGCTGTAATCGcttggaaataaaataataatcactAGAGGTCAAATAGTGGATTTTAAATTAGATTTTCCGCGGTTTAGCCgttgtttcttgaaaaatgGCCTCCATTTAGTACTATAAACAGTAGAAACGATGAGTATTTTCCCATCGCCACACATGCAAATTACAAGCACTGCAGCCGGTGAGTTGCGATGAGACGACCAATTAACGAATACTTGAACTGATTTcttttagggcctgattacatggcgaatttcagcccgggctgaaatttcagcctggtcaaccgggctgaaattttgttgcgattacatgacgaacttcagcccgggctgaagtATTAGCCTCGGCGCTAAATATGAAATTGGGCACGAATGAGTTTCAGGAGAATCAAAATGGCGCCGATAACACAAATCGTTAAAATAGGTGCATTGCTTCTCTCGCAGTTTGGCCTTTTGGTGGCGCtcaattttcaactttttgggATGATAACAGCCTACAAGATGATGGAACTGAAGCGAAACCTGTCTTTGGCTGCATATATATCATCTAGAAAGACGTATTttcaaagaaagagaagaaatctCCAAGCTCGCCAAGTTCGTCGAAAGCGCAGGTCGGTCTGGGTTATAAATGGACGCACAGACCAATGGTGGCAAAATATGATAGGGGAAGATGTTTCAGATTGGtgttggaaaaaattttttcgcatgTCTAAAGAATGTTTCCTTTGAACTAGCAAACGAACTGTGCCCCTTTCTGGCTCCAAATTCAGACTCGCCAAATCGCAGGGCCCTGAGTACGGAGAAACGTCTAGCAATAACTCGTTATTATCACACAGGGTCTCTGTGAATGACAGCGAATGCCTTCGAAATTCGTCAGTGTACAGCGTCCAATCACATACACTCAGTGTGCGAGACGATCAATATGATACTGGGACCAAAGTTCTTACACTTACCAAGAACACTGGCGAAATGCGAAGAAAAGTTTCCGAGTTTGAGATAAAATTTGGGATGACCCAGGCATATGGTTGCATTGATGGCACACACATACCTCTTATACGACCTCCCCAAAACTCCCaagattatttttgttataaGCAGTATTTCTCCCTCAACATTCAGACTATATGTGACAGTAAAGGGTACTTTATGGATGTTGAGTGCAAATGGCCTGGATCTGTACATGATGCCAAAATGTTTGCAAATTCCAGCATTAACCACAAAATGAAAACTGGTCAACTCCTCAAAACCTTCATTACCCTACTGCCTGGGTATGAAGCTATTCCTAACTATTTGATCGGAGACCCTGCCTATCCCTTAACACCTTTCTGCATGAAGGAGTACCAGAGTGTTACAAACGAGGAAGTTGTTTTCAATAACATGCTTCGCTCTGCACGAAATCAGGTCGAGTGCGCTTTCGGCAGACTTAAAGTTCGATGGGGATTCTTGACAAGAAAAGTTGA belongs to Acropora muricata isolate sample 2 chromosome 9, ASM3666990v1, whole genome shotgun sequence and includes:
- the LOC136928696 gene encoding uncharacterized protein — its product is MAPITQIVKIGALLLSQFGLLVALNFQLFGMITAYKMMELKRNLSLAAYISSRKTYFQRKRRNLQARQVRRKRRVSVNDSECLRNSSVYSVQSHTLSVRDDQYDTGTKVLTLTKNTGEMRRKVSEFEIKFGMTQAYGCIDGTHIPLIRPPQNSQDYFCYKQYFSLNIQTICDSKGYFMDVECKWPGSVHDAKMFANSSINHKMKTGQLLKTFITLLPGYEAIPNYLIGDPAYPLTPFCMKEYQSVTNEEVVFNNMLRSARNQVECAFGRLKVRWGFLTRKVDLTLEMVPTVAYSCFVLHNYCEIKGNYQDDDEVRAQILRHQTEEESHPNMPDLVYSCETSEGDYVRTVLTKYIQQNLPDDY